The window CTCGCGATCGCGATCGCGGTGGACTACGCGATCTTCCTGATCGGCCGCTATCAGGAGGCCAAGGGGACCGGAGCGACCTCCGAAGAGGCGTACTACACGATGTTCGGCGGCACCGCGCACGTCATCGTCGGCTCTGGTCTGACCATCGCCGGTGCGACGTTCTGCCTGAGCTTCACCCGGTTGCCGTACTTCCAGAGCCTCGGTGTGCCGCTGGCGCTGGGCATGCTGGTGCTCATCGCGGTGGCGATGACGTTCGGGCCCGCGGTGGTCACCGTCGCGAGCAGGTTCGGACTGCTGGCGCCCAAGCGCGACATGCGTGTCCGCGGCTGGCGCAAGGTCGGCGCGGCGACGGTGCGCTGGCCCGGGGCGATCCTGGTGGCCAGCGTGGCGGTGTCGCTGATCGGGCTGCTGGCCCTGCCGGGCTACCAGACCAGTTACAACGACCGCAAATACCTGCCCGCCGACATCCAGTCCAACATCGGCTACGCCGCCGCGGAACGGCACTTCTCCCCGGCCCGGCTCAACCCCGAGGTGCTGATGGTCGAGACCGACCACGATCTGCGCAACCCGGCCGACTTCATCGTGATCGAGAAGATCGCCAAGGCGCTGTTCGCGGTCGAGGGCATCGGCCGGGTGCAGACCATCACCCGTCCGGACGGCAAACCGATCGAGAGCACCTCGATCCCGTACATCATGAGCCGCCAGAACACGACCCAGCAGCTCAACGAGAAGTACATGCTCGACCGCATGGACGACATGCGCGCCCAGGCCGATTCGCTGCAGACCACCATCAACGTGATGGAGAGGATGCAGGCGTTGATGACCCAGATGTCGGCGATCACCACCAGCATGGTTGGCAAGACCAGGACCATGACGGCCGACATCACCCAATTGCGGGACCACATCGCCGATCTCGACGACTTCGTGCGGCCGATCCGCAACTACTTCTACTGGGAACCGCACTGCTACAACATCCCGGTCTGCCATTCGATGCGCTCGCTGTTCGATCTGATCGACGGCACCAACCTGCTGACCGAGAACACCCAGGAGCTGCTGCCCGACCTGGAGCGGATGGCTGCGATCATGCCCGAGTTGATCGCGTTGATGCCGTCGCAGATCGAGTCGATGAAGTCGCAGCGCGACAACATGCTGACCCAGTACCAGACCCAGAACAGCCAGCTCGAAGCCGGCGCCGAGATGTCGGTCGACTCCGGCGCGATGGGTGACGCGTTCAACGACGCGTGGAACGCCGACACGTTCTATCTGCCACCGGAAGCGTTCGAGAACAAGGACTTTCAGAGCGGTATCGAACAGTTCATCTCGCCCAACGGCCATGCGGTGCGGTTCATCATCGCCCACGAGGACGACCCGTTGTCCCCGGCCGGCATCGAGAAGATCGACGGCCTGAAGACCGCGGCGAAGGAGGCGATCAAGGGCACTCCGCTGGAGGGTGCGCGGGTCTATCTCGGCGGTACCGCGGCCACCTTCAAGGACATGGCCGACGGCACGCGTTACGACCTGCTGATCGCCGGAATCGCCGCCATCGGACTGATTTTCATCATCATGCTGATCCTGACGCGGGCCGTCATCGCCGCGGCGGTGATCGTCGGGACGGTGGTGCTGTCGCTGGGTGCGTCCTTCGGACTCTCGGTGCTGGTATGGCAGCACTTCGTCGGCATCGAGCTGCACTGGATGGTGCTGCCGATGGCGGTGATCATCCTGTTGGCGGTCGGGGCGGACTACAACCTGCTGGTCGTCTCCCGGCTGAAGGAGGAGATACAGGCCGGGGTGGGGACCGGCCTGATCCGGACCATGGGCGGCAGCGGCTCGGTGGTGACCGCCGCCGGCATGGTCTTCGCGCTGACGATGATGACCATGGCCGTCAGCGATCTGACGATCATCGGACAGGTCGGGACCACCATCGGGATGGGGTTGATCTTCGACACGCTGGTGATCAGGTCGTTCATGACGCCGTCGATCGCCGCGCTGCTGGGCCGCTGGTTCTGGTGGCCGCAGAAGATCCGCACCCGGCCGGTCCCGGTGCCCTGGGGCGCCGGTGCCAGTGGCGGCGGCGACGGCGACGGCGACGGCGACGATGGTGGTGGCGGAGCACCGCGAGCGCGCGCGTCTGCACAGTGACACGCCGCCGCCAGCGGTATTTCACGCGCGCTCACCGGGATCGAGATATGCACAAAGTCTGTTTCATCCCCAGATAGCCGATGAGGCCTGTCCGGTGACGCCATCGGCGTCGCAGCATCGCTGTCATGGACGACGAGTTGTTGGCGCTCTTCGATGCTCAGCGTGGCGTGGCCCTCAGCGGCCAGATCCTCAGCCCCGTGCCGCGCAGGCGGTTCGAACAGTGGCTGAACACCGGTGTGCTGGAACGGATCTGGCAGGGTGTCTACTGCCTGGGTGAAGCCGACGACGCGTTGCGACTGGCGGGACTGGACCTCTCGTCAGGTCGGCGCGTCGCGGTCTGTCTCGGGACCGCGGCCGCGATCTTCGGATTCGACACCGAGCAGCCGCGCGACCTTCACGTGCTGAACCCTCCCGGATGCGCGCTTCGCGACGCGGACGGCCTGGTGGTGCACCGGCGCGACGGCGCTCCGCTGGTGACCGTGGAAGGTCGCCGCGCCACGTCACCGGCGTGGACGGCGATCGAGGTCGCCCGCAGTCTGCGGCGGCCGCGCGCGCTGGCGACCCTGGACGCGGCGTTGCGCAGCGGTACCTGCACCCGTCCCGACCTGTGGCGCGCCGCGATCGAACAGAAGGGCCGGCGCGGCATCGTCGCGGTGCGCAACCTGCTGCCGTTGGCTGATGCGCGCGCGGAGTCGCCGGGGGAGAGCGCGGCGCGGCTGGCGATGCTCGATGCCGACCTCCCCGTTCCGCACCTGCAGTACGAGTTCGTCGACGGCAACGGCGACCTGCGCCGATTGGACTTCGCGTGGCCCGAGGCCGGGGTCGCTGCGGAGTACGACGGAGTCGACTGGCATTCGGGCCCGGACGCGATGCAACGCGACCGGCGACGGTATTCGGCGCTGCTGGCGGTGGGAATGGTCGTCATCCCCATCGTGGCCGAGGATCTGCGCGACGGTGGATGGGAGATGGCCTCCCGCATCCGTGATCAGTTACGGCGGGCTCGGGCGGCGTGAGCGCGCGCTGAGTGCCGCGAGTGGCGGCGTGTCGCCGTGCAGACCCGCGCGCTCGCGGAGCAACAGTCAGGCTCGCGGAGCAACGGGGCTCGCGGAGTGACAGTCAGGAGCCCGGGCCGACGTTGCCGGCCGGGCGGGTCCGCAGATCGTGCACGTATTCCGGTGGCGCCCCGGCGATCTCGGCGGCATCCGCCATCACCCCGAGATAGCGCGCCGACGGGATACCGCCCTCCCAGGCGTCGAGCACATAGAGCCACGCCAACACGGGGTCGGTCGTGGTGTCCGACGACGTGCGGTGCACCCGGCAGCGGATCTTCTTGTGGAAGCCGAGCTCGGAGCCTTCCCAGCGGTCGAGGTTCTCCTCGTCCTCCTTGGTCACGTCGTAGAGGACGACGAAGACCTTCGAGTTCGGGTCCTCGACGATGGTGGCGAGCGCGCCCTCCCACGCGATGTCGGCGCCGCCGAACGTCAGGCGCCACCCGTGCAGCCAACCCGTCCCCGCCATCGGAGAGTGTGGAGCCCGTTCCAGCATCTGGTCTGGATCCATATTCGATCCGTAGGCGGCGTAGATCGGCACGCGAGAAGCTTAAACGCATCGTGTTGCGACGGCTGCCATCCGGAGGGACCCGAGTCCCGGCGCCATTGCGTGGCCGGTGCCCTAGGTTGGAGCCGTGGTAACGCGCATCGTGATCATCGGCGGAGGACCGGCGGGCTACGAAGCGGCTCTGGTGGCGGCCGGCCTGGGGCGCGAACTCACCCAGGTGACGGTCGTCGACTCCGACGGTCTCGGCGGAGCGTGCGTCCTCTACGACTGTGTGCCGTCAAAGACGTTCATCGCCTCGACCGGCGTGCGCACCGAGCTGCGCCGTGCGCAGGGCATGGGCTACGACATCGGTATCGACGACGCCCCGATCTCGCTCCCG is drawn from Mycolicibacterium gilvum and contains these coding sequences:
- a CDS encoding RND family transporter, encoding MCRRATGSAITTFGRNNFGLNNFGFNNFGLNAVEDRTVHGDKPHFYGIARVIRAASIPIILIWVAIAAFLNVSVPQLEEVGKLRSVSMSPDDAPAVISMQRIGEVFEEYESNSSVMIVLEGQEPLGDDTRAYYSELIADLEADTKHVEHIQDLWSDPLTAAGAQSADGMSTYFQVYLAGNQGEALANESVRAVQELVAESQPPDGVAAYVTGASALAAEQEEAGHSSMRFVEALTFLVITIMLVLFFRSIVTTLLILVMVGLSLMTVRGAVAFLGFHDIIGLSTFATSLLVTLAIAIAVDYAIFLIGRYQEAKGTGATSEEAYYTMFGGTAHVIVGSGLTIAGATFCLSFTRLPYFQSLGVPLALGMLVLIAVAMTFGPAVVTVASRFGLLAPKRDMRVRGWRKVGAATVRWPGAILVASVAVSLIGLLALPGYQTSYNDRKYLPADIQSNIGYAAAERHFSPARLNPEVLMVETDHDLRNPADFIVIEKIAKALFAVEGIGRVQTITRPDGKPIESTSIPYIMSRQNTTQQLNEKYMLDRMDDMRAQADSLQTTINVMERMQALMTQMSAITTSMVGKTRTMTADITQLRDHIADLDDFVRPIRNYFYWEPHCYNIPVCHSMRSLFDLIDGTNLLTENTQELLPDLERMAAIMPELIALMPSQIESMKSQRDNMLTQYQTQNSQLEAGAEMSVDSGAMGDAFNDAWNADTFYLPPEAFENKDFQSGIEQFISPNGHAVRFIIAHEDDPLSPAGIEKIDGLKTAAKEAIKGTPLEGARVYLGGTAATFKDMADGTRYDLLIAGIAAIGLIFIIMLILTRAVIAAAVIVGTVVLSLGASFGLSVLVWQHFVGIELHWMVLPMAVIILLAVGADYNLLVVSRLKEEIQAGVGTGLIRTMGGSGSVVTAAGMVFALTMMTMAVSDLTIIGQVGTTIGMGLIFDTLVIRSFMTPSIAALLGRWFWWPQKIRTRPVPVPWGAGASGGGDGDGDGDDGGGGAPRARASAQ
- a CDS encoding gamma-glutamylcyclotransferase, whose product is MPIYAAYGSNMDPDQMLERAPHSPMAGTGWLHGWRLTFGGADIAWEGALATIVEDPNSKVFVVLYDVTKEDEENLDRWEGSELGFHKKIRCRVHRTSSDTTTDPVLAWLYVLDAWEGGIPSARYLGVMADAAEIAGAPPEYVHDLRTRPAGNVGPGS